DNA sequence from the Bacillus pumilus genome:
AATGTCTGAGATGGTGAAACGGGCAGTCGGTCAAGCAGGCGCCTATTATTTATCTAAAAACATGAAAGACGCGGAGAAAATCGGTATTTCATGGGGAACTACACTAGCTGCGCTTGTAAAGGAATACCCGTTCGAGCGAAGAAACGATGTGAAGGTCATTCCATTAGAGGGCGGAATGGGCAGGCAGGCAGTCGACATTCATGCCAATCAGCTGGCATATGAGCTGGCAAAGAAAATGAATGGCACGTGTTCCTATTTATATGCCCCGGCGATTTTAGAAACAGAAGAATTAAAAGAGCGGCTCATGGCAATGCAGGATATAGAAGCTGTGCTTGAAGAAGGTAAAAATGTAGATATTGCCCTCATCGGTATTGGCAACCCGCATAAAGGTTCAACGTTAAAAACAGTTGGTTACTTAAAAGAAGAAGATTTATCTGGTTTAAGGCAATCAGGGGCTGTTGGTGATATTGGCTTTCGTTTCTTTGACGGTCAAGGCAAACCTGTCCAAGATGAACTGAACCAAAAGGTCATTGGTTTATCACTGGAGCAGTTAAAGAGCGTCAAAACGGTCATCGCTGTTGTAGAAGGAACCCATAAGGCTGAAAGTATTTTAGGGGCTTTAAATGGCGGCTTTATTCAAGTACTGGTGACAGACGAACTAACGGCCGCAGCCATTTTAAAGGAAGCTTCCGTCCAATAAACGGCTAATACCCATCGAATTGTATAAAAAGAGCAACATCAAACGAGAAAGGAGCTGTGTATCTTGAAGAAAACCGAAATGGAAGCGAACCTACATTGTACTCGGTGCCAAGAAGAGACCCTCCACAGCATCGTTTATGTGAATGATCAGATGAAAAGCGTTGAGTGTACAGAGTGTCATCAGAAGATCAGTGTGAAAGTCGACATCATGAAGGAATTTTACAAAGAAGTATACGAAAAAATTGCGACAAAGCCAAAGCGGATGACGCAGGAATATAAGGCGAATTTGAATGGATTTATCTCAAGACTCCCAATCCGCGTGCTTAGTAAGCCATACCGGCTCATGAGATATTTAAACGAATCATACAAAGTGATTAAGCAATATAAAAAAAAGCAGAGCTGATTAGCGCTCTGCTTTTTTGTGTGTTTTTTTCATATAATAATAAATAGGCAGTCCAGCAATCCCGATCAGCATAGAGATGAGACAGCTTTTCCAGTCGGTGATCATGGTGCTGATTAAGACGAATAAAGAACCGATAATCGCAACGATTGGTGTGAGCGGATAAAGTGGTACGCTATAAGCACGCTCGATTCCTTTGTTTTGTTTTCTCAGTTTAAAGACTGCGAAAAAGGCCATGACATAAAAGATGTAGATCATGAAGATCGAAACCTCTGACAGCTTTTCTGGATTGCTGACGACCATAAACACAATGGCGATCAAAATTTGTACAAATACAGCAATCCACGGTGTTTTAAATGTAGGGTGAATACGTGAAATCGCGTTTGCGAAAGGAATTTGCTTTCGCTCTGCCATCGCGAAAATCACACGTGGGAATGAAAGAACCTTTCCGTTCAAACAGCCAAAGATACTAATGATGATGCCGATACTAATGACCTTACCGCCGATTGGTCCAAAGAGCATTGTCGCAGCAGTACTTGTCGCATTTTCTCCAAGCTGTACGATTTGATCTGCTGGTAACACGTGCAAAAGAGCGACATTAATAAAGAGATAGCAAGCCGTGACGATTAAAATCCCGCCTGCCATTGCACGAGGAAGCAGCTTCTCTGGGTTTTTCATCTCACCGCCAAGTGCTGCAAGCAATATCCAGCCGTCATAGGCAAACAACGTAGCCAAGATCGCTGCACCGAAGTTCATTTGAGCGATGCTATCGTTGACAGCCATAAAAATATTTTCGTTTCCTTTCCATAAGCCAAACACAATAATAGCGGCAATCGGGACAAGCTTTCCGATGGTGGTCAGCCCTTGAACAAAACCGCCGTATTTTGTTCCCATGATGTTAATGAAACATAAAAATAAAACAGTGATAATGCCAATTGTTGTCGACCATAAAGAAGATAGAGAAAATAAATTAGCTAACAATGAACCAAAATAAAGACCGAGCGCACCGATGATGGCAGGTCCGTAAATGATAATCTGCACCCAGCCGCATAAATAGCCCCAAAACTCACCATACACTTCTTCAAGGTAGGCATACAATCCGCCAGTCCGAGGGATTTGTGTACCAATTTCAGCAACAGTGAGTCCGCCTGCAAGGGTTAAAATGCCGCCTAGCAGCCAAGCGAATAATGCGATATCTGAGCTTCCTGAATAGGAAAGGACGTTGCCTGGCTTCATAAAGACGCCGGACCCGATAATAGTCCCGATGACAAGAGATAGGGCGAAAAATAAGCCGATGTCCTGTTTTAACGCTGGTTGTTCTTTGTTCATTACTCGCGACCTCCTGCATCACTTTCGTACGTTACTGTGACATGTATTTCGTTCATTGTAATACGATTTTAGGAAAACAAGAATTAAAAAAATTTTCTGATTTTCGTATTTGTATTTAAAAGTGTTCGTTTATTGGAGATATCAGGGTGAATGTTTCGTTAAAAACGAACAATAAAAGATTATTTTTGATTTAATGTTAATTTTATCGTTAGAAACCGAACATCTAGCCAAATGGTTGACTTTTCTTGAAAAATGACCTATTTTATTCATAAGGATATTATCTTGAATTCGAGATATTTAGAAATAGGAGTGAACATAATGAAAATCAATGGAATTCACCACGTATCTGCATTAACAGCCAATGCTCAAAAAAATGTTGATTTCTACCGCCAGATTCTTGGCTTAAAACTTGTAAAGAAAACGGTCAATCAGGATGACCCATCTATGTATCATTTATTTTATGGAGATGAGGTCGCTTCACCGGGAACGGAGCTCACATTCTTTGAAATTCCAATGCTCGCTCGTCGTTTGAAAGGAACAAACGCGATCACAAGCACAGGCCTTCTCGTTTCTTCTGAAGAAGCACTTTCATTTTGGGAAAAGCGTTTTGAAGAGACAGACGTACAGCAAGAAACGGCTTCCTTGAGAGGGGGCAGACCTGCCTTGCGCTTTCAAGATCCAGAAGGGCAGCAGCTATTTTTAACAGTAGAACCGAACGCACAAGAAGCAGGCTCACCGCCAGTGCATGATGATATTCCGGCAGAGTTTGCCATTAGAGGTTTGGGTCCAGTGGAATTAACTGTTGCAGAAGCGGACAAAACGATCCGTGTTTTAACAGACATCCTTGGCTTCACCGAAAGAGCGCGTGAACAATCAAATGATGGTGAGATCGTGACCATTTTTGAGTCAGGAAATGGCGGTGCTGGAACAGAAATTCATGTGATCGAAAAAACTGAAGGGCCTTCTGAGCGTTCCGGCAGAGGAAGTGTGCATCACGTAGCCTTTCGCGTGGAAGATGCAGAGGAACTGGAAAAATGGTATGACAAAATATCAAAAGCAGGCTTCACGAACTCTGGTGTTGTGGAACGTTTCTACTTTAAAGCCCTTTACTTTAGAGAACCGAATGGTATCTTATTTGAAATTTCAACAGACGGCCCTGGATTTACAGTCGACGAAGGAGTAGATGAGCTTGGCGATCAATTAGCCCTTCCGCCATTTCTAGAGCACAAACGAGCAGAAATAGAACAAAGATTAACGCCAATTCAGTCATCATAAAAAAGCAGCTCATGATGAGCTGCTCAGCGTATAGACAAACCCTCGCATTCTTTGTCAGATCTGCAAAGGTTTTCTATCACGCTGAAAAGAAAAAAGGGCTAAAATCATCTTGATTTTAGCCCTTTTACTTTTTGCATTAGGAACTTACCTGCTTAGATTCAGTTTGTGTTAATGTCACCTTCTTCGTTTCTTCTTTTCCGTTTCGAATGAGTGTGATGCTCACGGTGTCTCCAACTTTCGTATTCGTGTATAGTTCATGACGTAATTCACTTCCGGTTTTGATTTGTTTCCCATTGATGGCGGTAATGACATCCTCAGACTTTAAGCCGGCTTTGGCGGCAGGTGAGCCTGCGGCGATTTCTTTGACGTATACGCCTTGATCAAGCCGACTATTTTTGAGACCGAGTGTTTCTTTCTGATACACGTCCGGGACTTGTTCGAGATCCAGCATGCTGATGCCGATATATGGACGCTCAATCTTTCCTTTTGCGAGAAGCTGATCGGCGATTGGTTTGACATCATTGATTGGAAGCGCGAATCCAATGCCTTCAACACCTGTTTCAGAAATTTTCATACTCGTGATCCCCACAACCTTTCCATCTGTCGTAAGAAGCGGGCCGCCGCTGTTTCCTGGGTTAATAGCTGCATCTGTTTGAATGACATTAATGCTGCTTTCACCTGAGGATGTGTTCATCGAGACTGTTCGGTCGACACCGCTGACAATTCCTTGTGTCACGGTTCTTGATAGATCTTCACCAAGCGGGTTTCCGATCGCGATGACGGTTTCCCCAGCACGCAGCGAGGAGGAATCACCTAATGCCGCAACCTTCGTTACGTGACTGCTGCTAATTTCTACAACAGCTAGG
Encoded proteins:
- a CDS encoding APC family permease, whose product is MNKEQPALKQDIGLFFALSLVIGTIIGSGVFMKPGNVLSYSGSSDIALFAWLLGGILTLAGGLTVAEIGTQIPRTGGLYAYLEEVYGEFWGYLCGWVQIIIYGPAIIGALGLYFGSLLANLFSLSSLWSTTIGIITVLFLCFINIMGTKYGGFVQGLTTIGKLVPIAAIIVFGLWKGNENIFMAVNDSIAQMNFGAAILATLFAYDGWILLAALGGEMKNPEKLLPRAMAGGILIVTACYLFINVALLHVLPADQIVQLGENATSTAATMLFGPIGGKVISIGIIISIFGCLNGKVLSFPRVIFAMAERKQIPFANAISRIHPTFKTPWIAVFVQILIAIVFMVVSNPEKLSEVSIFMIYIFYVMAFFAVFKLRKQNKGIERAYSVPLYPLTPIVAIIGSLFVLISTMITDWKSCLISMLIGIAGLPIYYYMKKTHKKAER
- a CDS encoding ring-cleaving dioxygenase — translated: MKINGIHHVSALTANAQKNVDFYRQILGLKLVKKTVNQDDPSMYHLFYGDEVASPGTELTFFEIPMLARRLKGTNAITSTGLLVSSEEALSFWEKRFEETDVQQETASLRGGRPALRFQDPEGQQLFLTVEPNAQEAGSPPVHDDIPAEFAIRGLGPVELTVAEADKTIRVLTDILGFTERAREQSNDGEIVTIFESGNGGAGTEIHVIEKTEGPSERSGRGSVHHVAFRVEDAEELEKWYDKISKAGFTNSGVVERFYFKALYFREPNGILFEISTDGPGFTVDEGVDELGDQLALPPFLEHKRAEIEQRLTPIQSS
- a CDS encoding trypsin-like peptidase domain-containing protein, with protein sequence MTHHKNEQQPSQELQTTEQPQKRKKKPNGWFKPFVSGVVGGTLALGVYVLSPYAQHASDNTAHNSAVVSTNDTSANSSKTTAVQTSHSSSSISSMVENVSPAIVGITNYQAQSQTDTSFGDFNTPFDESQQNKSSQEEKTGTGSGVIFKKSGSKAYVLTNNHVIEGANKLTVSLHDGKTVKGKLVGADPLTDLAVVEISSSHVTKVAALGDSSSLRAGETVIAIGNPLGEDLSRTVTQGIVSGVDRTVSMNTSSGESSINVIQTDAAINPGNSGGPLLTTDGKVVGITSMKISETGVEGIGFALPINDVKPIADQLLAKGKIERPYIGISMLDLEQVPDVYQKETLGLKNSRLDQGVYVKEIAAGSPAAKAGLKSEDVITAINGKQIKTGSELRHELYTNTKVGDTVSITLIRNGKEETKKVTLTQTESKQVSS
- a CDS encoding sugar-binding transcriptional regulator, which produces MLNWEERRQLVKVAHLYYTDGWTQQEIAKKLNVSRPVISKLLQKAKDVGIVEVYIKDESIHTVELEKQLETTFQLTDAVVVPSVGTMSEMVKRAVGQAGAYYLSKNMKDAEKIGISWGTTLAALVKEYPFERRNDVKVIPLEGGMGRQAVDIHANQLAYELAKKMNGTCSYLYAPAILETEELKERLMAMQDIEAVLEEGKNVDIALIGIGNPHKGSTLKTVGYLKEEDLSGLRQSGAVGDIGFRFFDGQGKPVQDELNQKVIGLSLEQLKSVKTVIAVVEGTHKAESILGALNGGFIQVLVTDELTAAAILKEASVQ
- a CDS encoding bh protein; translated protein: MKKTEMEANLHCTRCQEETLHSIVYVNDQMKSVECTECHQKISVKVDIMKEFYKEVYEKIATKPKRMTQEYKANLNGFISRLPIRVLSKPYRLMRYLNESYKVIKQYKKKQS